Proteins found in one Helicobacter sp. NHP19-003 genomic segment:
- a CDS encoding mechanosensitive ion channel domain-containing protein, with product MFRFFWVLWACVGLALAQEGAQIQRLQEQATHLEHKLQTSDNIWLKKFSNFESYEQIYEEIQAIQHQIKTLKHKKNGDTLKISTLNHTLQALKYQEALLEQYKMNPFKELVEKPNIANIPSITNPIAIVTGISFIKQIKAKYTTMKHHKKSLHEVLDLINQELEVLTQLEKLQKESDQEQEGLAKKIYQEQVKKIELQGAQNLLKTSMDVYAKDIEEAESNIKSQIKDQIFKLIYVVLIALVSIVLAWVLKVISHKYIHSNERAYTINKAINFVNANVVVLIFLFAYLENVSYLVTVLGFASAGIAIAMRDLFMSVLGWFMILIEGNIHVGDRIKVMKDGHAYVGDVLDIFALYTTILEDVTLTSYKNNECRAGRIIFVPNNYIFSNLLCNYSHFGMKTVWDGIVFCVTFDSNYKKAMQIALDIANTQAKQYTEMTYKQMNNMRTKYSLRNTSANPRVFMVLEQEGIHISVWYQTNSYATLALKSKISSDIIEAFLKEPDIFIAYSTTKFVQSEGDGFGNKNSVFENKELHL from the coding sequence GTGTTTAGGTTTTTTTGGGTGCTGTGGGCTTGTGTTGGTTTGGCTTTGGCGCAAGAAGGCGCGCAAATCCAACGCCTGCAAGAACAAGCCACGCATTTAGAGCATAAGCTCCAAACGAGCGACAATATCTGGCTTAAAAAATTCAGTAATTTTGAGAGTTACGAGCAAATTTACGAGGAGATTCAAGCCATCCAGCACCAAATCAAAACCCTCAAGCACAAAAAGAACGGCGACACCTTGAAAATCAGTACCTTAAACCACACCTTGCAAGCCCTAAAATACCAAGAGGCGTTGTTAGAGCAATACAAAATGAACCCCTTTAAAGAGTTGGTGGAAAAACCCAACATCGCCAATATCCCAAGCATCACCAACCCGATCGCCATCGTTACAGGGATTTCTTTCATTAAGCAAATCAAAGCCAAGTACACCACCATGAAGCACCATAAAAAGAGCTTGCACGAAGTGCTGGACTTGATTAATCAAGAATTAGAGGTGCTGACACAGCTAGAAAAATTGCAGAAAGAAAGCGATCAAGAACAAGAGGGTTTGGCCAAGAAGATTTACCAAGAACAAGTGAAAAAAATCGAGTTACAGGGGGCGCAAAACCTTTTAAAAACGAGCATGGATGTCTATGCCAAAGACATTGAAGAGGCAGAATCCAACATTAAATCCCAAATCAAAGACCAAATTTTTAAACTCATTTATGTGGTTCTAATCGCCCTTGTCAGCATTGTTTTGGCGTGGGTGCTCAAGGTCATCAGCCATAAATACATCCACAGCAACGAGCGCGCCTACACGATCAACAAGGCGATCAACTTTGTCAACGCCAATGTGGTGGTGTTGATCTTTCTTTTTGCCTACTTAGAAAATGTGTCCTACCTTGTAACGGTGCTAGGCTTTGCCAGCGCCGGGATCGCCATTGCCATGCGCGATTTATTCATGAGTGTGCTGGGGTGGTTTATGATTTTGATTGAGGGCAACATCCATGTGGGCGATCGCATCAAGGTGATGAAAGACGGACACGCCTATGTGGGCGATGTGCTCGACATCTTCGCCCTTTACACCACGATCTTAGAGGATGTTACACTCACTAGTTACAAAAACAACGAATGCCGGGCGGGGCGAATCATTTTTGTTCCCAACAACTACATTTTTAGCAATTTGCTGTGTAATTACAGCCACTTTGGCATGAAGACCGTTTGGGATGGGATTGTCTTTTGCGTTACTTTTGATTCCAACTACAAAAAGGCCATGCAAATTGCCCTAGACATCGCCAACACCCAAGCCAAGCAATACACCGAAATGACCTATAAGCAAATGAACAACATGCGCACCAAATACTCCCTACGCAACACGAGCGCCAACCCAAGGGTGTTTATGGTTTTAGAGCAAGAGGGCATCCACATCAGCGTGTGGTACCAAACAAACTCTTACGCCACTCTTGCGCTCAAGTCTAAGATTTCTAGTGATATTATCGAGGCATTTTTGAAAGAACCCGACATTTTCATCGCCTACAGCACGACTAAGTTCGTGCAAAGCGAGGGCGATGGGTTTGGGAACAAAAACAGCGTTTTTGAGAAC
- a CDS encoding prolyl hydroxylase family protein, whose protein sequence is MTSLDNLTLPVRLRANEPGILLIENFLSPEDCAELMNLSLPHLKPSMIYNSQTGSLEPSTTRTSHGTFFDWGANAVVSRIEAKITNHFGYHLEQQECIQIQRYRVNQEYKPHWDYYQPHLGSDNAESLRNKGQRIATFLFYLQPAKQGGGTVFPEMGLHFTPKAGSLIYFENIKQLPEDFELQPLSLHGGVPVLEGEKWIATKWIRQPKC, encoded by the coding sequence TTGACTTCCTTAGACAATTTAACCCTACCTGTGCGCTTAAGGGCGAATGAACCGGGCATTCTGTTGATTGAAAACTTTTTAAGCCCTGAGGATTGTGCCGAGCTGATGAACTTAAGCCTGCCCCACTTAAAACCCTCCATGATCTATAACTCCCAAACAGGCAGCTTAGAGCCCTCCACGACTCGCACCAGCCATGGGACTTTCTTTGATTGGGGGGCCAATGCTGTTGTGAGTCGCATTGAAGCAAAAATCACAAATCACTTTGGCTACCACCTAGAGCAGCAAGAGTGCATCCAAATCCAGCGCTATAGGGTGAATCAAGAGTATAAACCCCATTGGGACTACTACCAACCGCACTTAGGCAGCGACAATGCCGAGTCCCTGCGCAATAAAGGGCAACGCATCGCCACATTTTTATTCTATTTGCAACCAGCCAAACAGGGGGGCGGTACGGTGTTTCCTGAAATGGGGTTGCACTTCACCCCAAAAGCGGGCAGTTTGATCTACTTTGAAAACATCAAACAACTGCCCGAAGACTTTGAATTGCAACCCTTGAGTTTGCACGGGGGTGTGCCCGTGCTTGAGGGGGAAAAATGGATCGCCACCAAGTGGATCAGACAGCCCAAGTGTTGA
- the lspA gene encoding signal peptidase II: MTPALKFWLAFGLAIVADQIIKQCILHGVRYEGPVISIVLAYNEGVAFSMLHFLGVWLKYLQVVLLVGLGVFLWRQKALFQENALPFGLVLGAGVSNVLDRFVHGHVIDYVYWHYKFDFAIFNLADVLIDVGVGLLILKSFKAKDKQSKL, translated from the coding sequence TTGACCCCCGCCCTGAAATTTTGGCTTGCCTTTGGGCTTGCCATCGTTGCCGACCAAATCATCAAGCAATGCATCCTGCATGGCGTGCGCTATGAAGGCCCTGTGATCTCTATCGTGCTCGCCTACAATGAGGGTGTGGCGTTCTCTATGCTGCACTTTTTGGGGGTGTGGCTGAAGTATTTGCAAGTGGTGTTGCTGGTGGGGCTTGGGGTGTTTTTGTGGCGGCAAAAGGCGTTGTTTCAAGAAAACGCCTTGCCCTTTGGGTTGGTTTTAGGCGCGGGGGTTTCTAATGTACTTGATCGCTTTGTGCATGGGCATGTGATCGATTATGTCTATTGGCATTATAAATTTGACTTTGCGATCTTCAACCTTGCCGATGTGTTGATCGATGTGGGCGTGGGGCTTTTGATTTTAAAGAGCTTTAAGGCAAAAGACAAGCAAAGTAAGCTATAA
- the glmM gene encoding phosphoglucosamine mutase, translating into MVFGTDGVRGKAGVEITPMFVMRLGIAAGLYFKEQASSNKILVGKDTRKSGYMIENALVSALTSVGYDVMQIGPMPTPAIAFLTENMRCDAGVMISASHNPFEDNGIKFFDRFGDKLQRQSEEEIEKIFSDTKRLESSCQCGVAIGSSKRIDDVIGRYIVHLKNSFPKHLSLQGMRIVIDTANGAGYKVAPIVFSELGADVIVINDEPSGSNINAQCGALYPLELSQEVKRYRADLGIALDGDADRLVVVDNLGEVVHGDKLIGVLATYQQQQEKLAHDKIVVTTMSNLALQAYLEKQGIALVRCGVGDKLVRKSMQEHQINFGGEQSGHIIFGDYAKTGDGIMSALQVAACVLENNKPSSVVLNPFELHPQILENVRIKHKKPLEQIPGFSELVASLEQEGLRHLIRYSGTENILRILLEGEQQAHLEKRAQELQAFFKEHLT; encoded by the coding sequence ATGGTTTTTGGCACAGATGGGGTGCGGGGCAAGGCGGGGGTAGAGATCACGCCTATGTTTGTGATGCGTCTTGGCATCGCCGCAGGGCTTTACTTCAAAGAGCAAGCCAGCAGCAATAAAATTTTAGTCGGCAAGGACACCCGCAAGAGCGGGTATATGATCGAAAACGCCCTTGTGAGTGCCTTAACGAGCGTGGGTTATGATGTCATGCAAATTGGGCCCATGCCCACGCCCGCTATTGCCTTTTTGACTGAAAACATGCGTTGCGATGCGGGGGTGATGATCAGCGCGAGCCACAACCCCTTTGAAGACAATGGCATTAAGTTTTTTGACCGCTTTGGGGATAAACTCCAAAGGCAGAGCGAAGAAGAGATCGAAAAAATCTTTAGCGACACCAAGCGTTTAGAGAGCAGTTGCCAATGTGGCGTGGCGATCGGCAGTTCTAAGCGCATTGACGATGTGATCGGGCGTTACATTGTGCATTTAAAAAACTCTTTCCCCAAACATTTAAGCCTACAGGGCATGCGCATTGTCATAGACACGGCAAATGGCGCGGGCTATAAAGTCGCCCCCATTGTCTTTAGCGAGCTGGGTGCAGATGTGATTGTCATCAATGATGAGCCCAGCGGGAGCAACATCAACGCCCAGTGTGGCGCGCTCTACCCCTTGGAACTCAGCCAAGAAGTCAAACGCTACCGCGCCGATTTAGGCATCGCTTTAGATGGGGACGCGGATCGGCTCGTGGTGGTGGATAATTTGGGCGAAGTGGTGCATGGCGACAAACTCATCGGGGTCTTAGCCACCTACCAACAGCAACAAGAAAAACTAGCCCACGACAAAATCGTGGTGACCACCATGAGCAATTTAGCTCTGCAAGCCTATTTAGAAAAACAAGGCATCGCCTTAGTGCGCTGTGGGGTGGGCGATAAGCTTGTGAGAAAAAGCATGCAAGAGCACCAAATCAATTTTGGGGGCGAGCAAAGCGGGCACATCATTTTTGGCGATTATGCCAAAACGGGCGATGGGATCATGAGCGCGTTGCAAGTGGCCGCCTGTGTGCTTGAAAACAACAAGCCCAGCAGCGTGGTGCTCAACCCCTTTGAATTGCACCCCCAAATTTTAGAAAATGTCCGCATCAAGCACAAAAAGCCCCTAGAGCAAATCCCCGGCTTTAGTGAGCTTGTCGCCAGCCTAGAGCAAGAAGGTTTGCGCCATTTGATCCGCTACTCAGGCACAGAAAATATTTTACGCATTTTGCTAGAGGGGGAGCAACAAGCCCATTTAGAAAAACGGGCGCAGGAGTTGCAGGCGTTTTTTAAAGAGCATTTGACTTGA
- the rpsT gene encoding 30S ribosomal protein S20: MANHKSAEKRIRQTIKRTERNRFYKTRVKNIIKAVREAVASHDVHKAQDALKVANKELHKFVSKGVLKKNTASRKVSRLNASVKKIALATA; the protein is encoded by the coding sequence GTGGCTAACCATAAGTCCGCTGAAAAAAGGATTCGCCAAACCATCAAGCGCACTGAGCGCAACCGCTTTTATAAGACGCGCGTTAAAAACATCATCAAAGCCGTGAGAGAGGCGGTCGCCAGCCACGATGTACATAAGGCTCAAGACGCTTTAAAGGTGGCCAATAAAGAGTTGCATAAATTCGTCAGCAAGGGGGTTTTAAAGAAAAACACCGCTTCTAGAAAAGTGTCCCGTCTAAATGCCAGCGTGAAAAAGATCGCCCTAGCCACTGCCTAA
- the prfA gene encoding peptide chain release factor 1, which translates to MLSNKLQAIVDRYDALAHALTQPEVLADIKQLTALSKEQAGIEELAQAAKTYLQLLEGIQENKALLEDKELGELAKEELKALEEEKNTLEERIKILLIPKDPNDNKNIYLELRAGTGGDEAGIFVGDLFKAYCRYADLKRWKVEIVSSSENSVGGYKEMIALIKGQGVYSRLKFEAGTHRVQRVPETESQGRIHTSAVTVAIMPEVDDVEVNINPSDLRIEVFRAGGHGGQCVNTTDSAVRITHVPTGISVSMQDEKSQHKNRDKALKILKARLYEKQIEEQQEANSASRKMQVGSGDRSERIRTYNYPQNRLSDHRINLTLYSLEELMLSGNLDPVIEPLIAHAQAQGLEQQGE; encoded by the coding sequence GTGCTGTCTAACAAACTGCAGGCGATCGTCGATCGCTACGATGCGCTCGCCCACGCCCTCACCCAGCCCGAAGTTTTAGCCGACATCAAGCAACTCACCGCCCTAAGCAAGGAACAAGCGGGGATCGAAGAGCTCGCCCAGGCCGCTAAAACCTACCTACAGCTCTTAGAGGGCATACAAGAGAACAAAGCCCTATTAGAGGATAAAGAGCTGGGCGAGTTAGCTAAAGAAGAGCTCAAAGCCCTAGAGGAAGAAAAAAACACCCTAGAGGAGCGTATAAAAATCCTTTTAATCCCCAAAGACCCCAACGACAATAAGAACATTTATTTGGAGCTTAGGGCAGGCACGGGGGGCGATGAGGCCGGGATTTTTGTGGGCGACTTGTTTAAGGCCTATTGCCGTTACGCCGACTTGAAGCGCTGGAAGGTGGAGATCGTGAGCTCTAGTGAAAACAGCGTGGGCGGGTATAAAGAGATGATCGCTTTAATCAAGGGGCAGGGGGTGTATTCAAGGCTGAAATTTGAGGCGGGCACACACAGGGTGCAAAGAGTCCCCGAAACCGAGTCGCAGGGGAGAATCCACACTTCTGCCGTAACCGTGGCGATCATGCCCGAAGTGGACGATGTGGAGGTGAACATCAACCCCAGCGATTTACGCATTGAAGTCTTTAGGGCGGGCGGGCATGGTGGGCAGTGTGTGAACACCACCGACTCGGCGGTGCGAATCACGCATGTGCCTACGGGCATCAGCGTGTCTATGCAGGATGAAAAGTCGCAACACAAAAACCGCGACAAGGCGTTAAAAATTTTAAAAGCCCGCTTGTATGAAAAGCAAATTGAGGAACAACAAGAGGCGAACTCCGCCAGCCGTAAAATGCAAGTGGGCAGCGGGGATCGCAGTGAGCGGATCCGCACCTACAACTATCCGCAAAACCGCCTGAGCGATCACCGCATTAATTTAACTTTGTACAGCCTTGAGGAATTGATGCTTTCGGGCAATTTAGACCCCGTGATCGAGCCCCTGATCGCCCACGCACAGGCGCAGGGCTTAGAGCAACAAGGAGAGTAA
- a CDS encoding ACP S-malonyltransferase produces the protein MVALFGGQGSQHIGMGQDLCANFSLAKQMCERASDHLHTDMAKLLWSENPLINQSAYTQSAIFLVSLMAYAVYQQEGGKLPQLALGHSLGEISANGASGALDLEHGLKLVFERGRLMEEVCAKLGQEMGMLAVLGADIALLESFCLQAREAGNTLYAANFNGSQVVLAGAKAYLKNLEPKSFGAKKLVLLPMSVVSHCPLLEPMVQPFKALLEQHLKDSYNFGVVSNATTRVYKDKEGALECLGVQLTQPVRYSDCLSVCGEEDSFYVEFGTSVLKNLNKRLSSKPTYSITNTAELKEALLA, from the coding sequence ATGGTGGCACTTTTTGGCGGGCAAGGCTCGCAGCATATCGGCATGGGACAGGATTTATGCGCTAACTTTAGCCTAGCCAAACAAATGTGTGAGAGGGCAAGCGACCACTTACACACCGACATGGCAAAGTTACTTTGGAGCGAAAACCCCCTCATCAACCAAAGTGCTTACACCCAAAGCGCGATTTTTTTAGTATCGCTCATGGCTTACGCAGTTTATCAGCAAGAGGGGGGCAAGTTGCCACAGCTGGCCCTAGGGCATTCGCTAGGCGAGATCAGCGCAAATGGGGCAAGTGGGGCATTGGATTTAGAGCATGGCCTAAAACTTGTCTTTGAGCGGGGGCGTTTAATGGAGGAAGTGTGCGCTAAATTAGGCCAAGAGATGGGCATGCTAGCGGTTTTGGGAGCAGACATTGCCCTCTTAGAGTCCTTTTGCTTGCAGGCCAGAGAGGCAGGAAACACACTCTATGCCGCAAATTTCAATGGCTCGCAAGTCGTGCTCGCGGGGGCTAAGGCGTATTTAAAAAACCTAGAGCCTAAGAGCTTTGGAGCAAAAAAGTTGGTGTTGCTGCCCATGAGCGTGGTGAGCCATTGCCCCCTTTTAGAGCCGATGGTACAACCCTTTAAAGCCTTGCTAGAGCAACATTTAAAAGACAGCTACAACTTTGGCGTGGTGTCTAACGCCACAACCCGAGTCTATAAGGACAAAGAGGGGGCTTTGGAGTGTTTGGGCGTGCAGCTCACACAGCCTGTGCGCTACAGCGATTGCTTGAGCGTGTGCGGAGAGGAAGACTCTTTTTATGTGGAGTTTGGCACAAGCGTGCTGAAGAATCTTAACAAACGCCTAAGCTCTAAGCCCACTTACAGCATCACCAATACCGCCGAGTTGAAGGAAGCCTTGCTGGCTTAG
- a CDS encoding YhcH/YjgK/YiaL family protein: MAVIGKLDSLAGLFSKTQELENLYTYLKQICDPKHPACQALLQRQASSMVKELGSGMCAIEIVYSPELGTLETHKECIDFLLVVMGGEILHLADKTDLSVLTPYNLDKDQETYQHNSLCYSVPLHAGMLVILFPHDAHTTEAHKPGLVYKVVVKVPINLVKFKL; this comes from the coding sequence ATGGCGGTCATCGGTAAATTAGACTCTTTGGCGGGTTTGTTTTCTAAAACCCAAGAGTTGGAAAACCTTTACACCTATTTAAAGCAAATTTGTGACCCCAAGCACCCCGCCTGCCAAGCCTTGTTGCAAAGGCAGGCAAGCTCAATGGTCAAAGAATTGGGGTCCGGGATGTGTGCCATTGAGATTGTCTACAGCCCTGAGCTAGGCACGCTTGAAACACATAAAGAATGCATAGATTTCTTATTAGTGGTGATGGGGGGCGAGATTTTACACCTAGCCGACAAAACAGATTTAAGCGTGCTAACGCCTTACAACCTAGATAAAGACCAAGAAACCTACCAGCACAACAGCCTGTGCTACTCTGTGCCCTTGCACGCTGGAATGCTTGTGATCTTATTCCCCCATGATGCACACACCACAGAGGCGCATAAGCCCGGGCTCGTCTATAAAGTCGTGGTGAAAGTCCCCATAAATCTCGTTAAATTTAAGTTATAG
- a CDS encoding DUF2147 domain-containing protein, translating to MKHVFLAVSMGLPLLAESLDGIYKTQAFLYMKSSYVEFFKYGDRYYAYGIANVDGSPARKDIYNKDPALRDRSDKGVVFLYGLTRVCGNTYKNGKAYNFYDGRTYYVQIHQDKNGDLRFLPSLDRRGFFGKTFIWKRVSEDYLKEKGIKKPDLSGVLQTLKQLPSGS from the coding sequence ATGAAGCATGTGTTTTTAGCGGTCAGCATGGGCTTGCCCTTGCTGGCGGAAAGTTTAGATGGGATTTACAAAACCCAAGCCTTTTTATACATGAAGAGCTCGTATGTGGAGTTTTTTAAATACGGGGATCGCTACTATGCCTATGGGATCGCCAATGTGGACGGCTCGCCGGCTAGAAAGGACATTTACAACAAAGACCCCGCCCTAAGAGATAGAAGCGATAAGGGCGTGGTGTTTTTGTATGGGCTCACCCGTGTGTGTGGCAACACCTATAAAAATGGCAAGGCGTACAACTTCTACGATGGGCGTACCTATTATGTGCAAATCCACCAAGATAAAAACGGGGATTTAAGGTTTTTGCCAAGTTTGGATCGGCGAGGGTTCTTTGGCAAGACCTTTATTTGGAAAAGAGTGAGCGAAGACTACTTAAAAGAAAAGGGCATTAAAAAGCCTGACCTCTCTGGGGTCTTGCAGACCCTCAAACAGCTCCCTAGTGGGTCTTGA
- the asd gene encoding aspartate-semialdehyde dehydrogenase, which yields MKTYNVALVGASGAVGAELISILEEISFPVGRFLPLVSARSAGQKIHAFSQEYTLQETTPESFKDIDIAFFSAGSKVSEQLAPLAAKAGAVVIDNTSFFRLEEGVPLVVPEVNPQDLTHCPKNILANPNCSTIQMVQVLNPLHQAFGIVRVDVSTYQAASGAGKRGLEELKAQMAGSTYAQVFPHPLALNVIPQIDVFMDHGYTKEELKMVRETHKIMHADFAISATCVRVPVLRSHSESISIRFKTPVSAKKAHGVLKNAPNIVLVDDPANKLYPMPITATSTDQTFVGRVRGDLFDPHTLHLWCVADQLRVGAATNAVRIANEWIKTH from the coding sequence ATGAAAACTTATAATGTTGCTTTAGTGGGGGCGAGTGGGGCGGTGGGCGCGGAGCTCATCAGCATTTTAGAGGAGATCAGCTTCCCTGTGGGGCGGTTTTTACCCCTAGTGAGCGCAAGAAGTGCGGGGCAGAAAATCCACGCTTTTAGCCAAGAATACACCTTGCAAGAAACCACGCCTGAAAGCTTTAAGGATATAGACATTGCCTTTTTTAGTGCAGGCTCTAAGGTGAGCGAGCAACTTGCTCCCCTAGCGGCCAAGGCGGGGGCGGTGGTGATCGACAACACGAGCTTTTTCCGCCTTGAGGAGGGTGTACCCCTAGTGGTGCCCGAGGTCAATCCACAAGACTTAACGCATTGCCCTAAGAACATCCTCGCTAATCCTAATTGCTCCACGATCCAAATGGTGCAGGTGTTAAACCCCTTACACCAAGCCTTTGGCATTGTACGGGTAGATGTCAGCACCTACCAAGCCGCCAGCGGTGCGGGCAAAAGGGGCTTAGAGGAATTGAAGGCACAAATGGCGGGCAGTACCTACGCACAAGTGTTCCCCCACCCCCTAGCCTTAAATGTGATCCCACAAATTGATGTTTTTATGGATCATGGCTACACCAAAGAAGAATTAAAAATGGTGCGTGAAACCCATAAAATCATGCACGCCGACTTTGCCATCAGCGCCACTTGTGTCCGGGTACCCGTGCTAAGAAGCCATAGCGAGAGCATCAGCATCCGCTTTAAAACCCCCGTGAGTGCTAAAAAAGCGCACGGAGTGCTAAAAAATGCACCCAATATCGTTTTAGTGGATGACCCTGCAAACAAGCTTTACCCCATGCCCATCACCGCCACAAGCACAGACCAAACTTTTGTAGGCAGGGTAAGGGGCGATCTCTTTGACCCCCACACTTTGCACCTGTGGTGTGTCGCCGATCAGTTAAGGGTGGGTGCAGCCACAAATGCCGTGAGGATTGCTAATGAGTGGATCAAGACCCACTAG
- the hisS gene encoding histidine--tRNA ligase, protein MITPKTLSGFKDRLPKEAMAKQTVLEKLARVFKSFGFVPIETPHLEYAHILTQEEGDIQKEIYLFKDHGKREVGLRFDQTIPLARFIAQHHNALGLPFKRYAIGNVFRGERAQRGRYREFTQCDFDFIGSHSLLCDSEVIQVIISSLKALDLEEFCVWINHRKILNGLCAHFGLNSSEEVVTFLRIVDKLGKIGEQGVLLELGEHFSQDFKPLLQILNTKQEEESTEFFKSVAHLKDLHPLIKEGLEELEELFNLLLSLEIDPDHFKVDFSIARGLGYYTGIIYETTLSQLTSLGSVCSGGRYDNLARSFSTQNLPGVGASIGLDRLLVALEELELVENKSTSARVLVVCMEAKHFAYASQIAQKFRQSEINTELYPEIEKLKKPFSYANHKGHEFVVVLGEEEVKKESLTLKNMTTGMQFNHLSFLRALAMVSE, encoded by the coding sequence ATGATCACCCCCAAGACCTTGAGTGGCTTTAAGGACAGACTCCCCAAAGAGGCGATGGCAAAGCAAACCGTGCTCGAAAAGCTCGCCCGTGTGTTTAAAAGCTTTGGATTTGTACCCATTGAAACCCCGCATTTAGAATACGCCCACATTTTGACCCAAGAGGAGGGCGACATCCAAAAAGAAATTTATCTTTTTAAAGACCATGGCAAAAGAGAGGTGGGGCTAAGGTTTGATCAAACCATCCCTTTAGCCCGCTTCATCGCCCAACATCACAACGCCCTAGGCTTGCCCTTTAAACGCTACGCCATCGGCAATGTCTTTAGGGGGGAAAGGGCACAAAGGGGGCGTTATCGAGAATTCACGCAATGCGATTTTGACTTCATCGGCAGCCATAGTTTGCTGTGCGACAGCGAGGTGATCCAAGTCATCATCTCCAGCTTAAAAGCCCTAGACTTGGAGGAGTTTTGCGTGTGGATCAACCACCGCAAAATCTTAAACGGGCTGTGCGCCCACTTTGGCTTAAACTCTAGCGAGGAGGTGGTAACTTTCTTACGCATTGTGGATAAACTGGGCAAAATCGGCGAGCAGGGCGTACTTTTAGAGCTTGGGGAGCACTTTAGCCAAGACTTCAAACCCCTTTTACAGATTTTAAACACCAAGCAAGAGGAGGAAAGCACAGAGTTTTTTAAAAGCGTGGCGCATTTAAAAGACTTGCACCCCTTGATCAAAGAGGGCTTGGAGGAGCTAGAGGAGTTGTTTAACTTGCTCTTAAGCCTAGAGATCGACCCCGACCACTTTAAAGTGGATTTTTCCATCGCTAGGGGGCTTGGCTACTACACAGGCATCATTTACGAAACCACGCTAAGCCAGCTCACCAGCTTGGGCAGTGTATGCTCTGGGGGGCGTTACGACAATTTAGCCAGAAGTTTTAGCACCCAGAATTTGCCCGGCGTGGGGGCTTCTATCGGGCTGGATCGCTTGCTAGTGGCTTTGGAGGAGTTAGAATTGGTGGAGAATAAATCCACGAGTGCGAGGGTTTTGGTGGTGTGTATGGAGGCCAAGCACTTTGCGTATGCGAGCCAAATCGCCCAAAAGTTCCGCCAAAGCGAGATCAACACCGAGCTCTACCCCGAGATTGAGAAATTAAAAAAGCCTTTTAGCTACGCCAACCACAAGGGACATGAGTTTGTGGTGGTCTTAGGAGAAGAGGAAGTCAAAAAGGAGAGTTTAACTTTGAAAAACATGACAACCGGCATGCAATTTAACCATTTGAGCTTTTTAAGAGCGTTGGCGATGGTGAGCGAATGA